The following proteins are co-located in the Leptodactylus fuscus isolate aLepFus1 chromosome 8, aLepFus1.hap2, whole genome shotgun sequence genome:
- the LOC142217145 gene encoding E3 ubiquitin/ISG15 ligase TRIM25-like produces the protein MASADLRDELNCSICLSLYTDPVFLRCGHNFCSPCIVSVLDTQEAAGAYFCPDCRAEYPERPALEKNRKLGNIVECFLSTLPDIEKTKTICPDCTKTPVSAMKSHLHCEISLCHEHLEAHNKLVDESLVEPTESFESRKCSKHNEILKYYCPIDAACICESCCVDGDHKGHDVDRLDVASEKKKEKLRSDIDKLNSKKEEAGKRIQNLQDHGKEQQEKAAGLAKRVSGLFIDLREKMDNLEKRIQDDISKQKYQVSLTVLTSVLQMQQHKDELTKIVSQLEEMCNISDPFTLLQEDLYSDDISDKSCDVISDVRDAQCLDEVIISHTLQKGLLNFSDYMINLKKREFTVTENSDLLLDIDSAHNNIMISQNLRSASYTATLQNRPDGPKNLKPVQVLSSQWAESIALPMMESLPQQDPSYPPQIASQPVVQYVPTGPPPMAYQMPYQGPLGPPQPSQPRRRKQDFFSCWQCGQMGHFRRNCRSGPTRGREPRFGNPSRDNFNQCPQEHLDVFQPHPTQ, from the coding sequence ATGGCGTCTGCTGATCTGAGGGATGAGCTGAACTGCTCCATCTGCCTGAGCCTCTATACAGACCCCGTATTcctgagatgtggacacaacttctgcaGCCCGTGTATTGTGAGTGTGCTGGATACACAGGAGGCGGCCGGAGCGTATTTCTGTCCTGACTGCAGAGCAGAATATCCCGAGCGTCCGGCCCTGGAGAAGAACAGGAAGCTGGGGAATATAGTGGAGTGTTTCTTATCTACTCTACCTGATATTGAGAAGACCAAAACCATCTGTCCGGACTGTACAAAGACTCCTGTATCGGCTATGAAGTCACATCTGCACTGTGAGATCTCCTTGTGTCATGAACATCTCGAGGCCCATAATAAGTTGGTGGATGAGAGTCTAGTTGAACCTACTGAGTCATTTGAGAGCAGAAAATGCTCCAAACACAATGAGATCCTGAAGTATTACTGTCCTATAGATGCTGCCTGTATCTGTGAGTCCTGCTGTGTGGACGGAGATCACAAGGGACATGATGTGGATCGACTGGATGTGGCctctgagaagaagaaggagaaactgagatctgatattgataaactGAACTCAAAGAAAGAGGAAGCTGGAAAAAGAATCCAGAATCTGCAGGACCATGGGAaagaacagcaagagaaagcagcTGGACTTGCTAAGAGAGTCTCGGGTTTGTTTATTGATCTCAGGGAGAAGATGGATAATCTAGAAAAGAGAATCCAAGATGACATTTCCAAACAGAAGTATCAAGTGTCACTCACAGTCTTGACCTCGGTCTTACAGATGCAGCAACACAAGGATGAACTGACCAAGATAGTAAGTCAGCTAGAGGAGATGTGTAATATCAGTGATCCATTCACCTTACTACAAGAAGATTTATACAGTGATGACATCAGTGATAaaagctgtgatgtcatcagtgatgTCAGAGATGCTCAGTGTTTGGATGAAGTTATAATCTCGCACACATTACAAAAGGGATTATTAAACTTTTCTGACTATATGATTAACCTGAAGAAGAGAGAGTTCACAGTCACAGAAAATTCAGACCTATTACTGGATATAGACTCAGCTCATAATAACATTATGATATCGCAGAATCTCAGATCTGCCTCTTATACGGCTACATTACAGAATAGACCTGATGGACCCAAGAATTTGAAACCTGTTCAAGTGTTGAGCTCCCAATGGGCAGAAAGTATTGCACTTCCCATGATGGAGAGTTTACCCCAGCAGGACCCATCATATCCGCCTCAGATCGCTTCTCAGCCTGTAGTACAATATGTACCCACTGGACCACCACCAATGGCTTATCAAATGCCATATCAAGGCCCCCTAGGACCGCCACAACCCTCCCAGCCAAGGCGAAGAAAACAGGACTTTTTTAGCTGTTGGCAATGCGGTCAGATGGGCCATTTTCGCCGTAATTGCCGGTCAGGCCCTACTCGTGGTAGGGAACCCAGGTTTGGCAATCCATCACGTGATAATTTCAATCAATGCCCACAAGAACACTTGGATGTTTTCCAGCCTCATCCTACCCAATGA